One segment of Balaenoptera ricei isolate mBalRic1 chromosome 8, mBalRic1.hap2, whole genome shotgun sequence DNA contains the following:
- the FEN1 gene encoding flap endonuclease 1: MGIQGLAKLIADVAPSAIRENDIKSYFGRKVAIDASMSIYQFLIAVRQGGDVLQNEEGETTSHLMGMFYRTIRMMENGIKPVYVFDGKPPQLKSGELAKRSERRAEAEKQLQQAQAAGAEGEVEKFTKRLVKVTKQHNDECKHLLSLMGIPYLDAPSEAEASCAALVKAGRVYAAATEDMDCLTFGSPVLMRHLTASEAKKLPIQEFHLSRILQELGLSQEQFVDLCILLGSDYCETIRGIGPKRAVDLIQKHKSIEEIVRRLDPNKYPVPENWLHKEAQQLFLEPEVLDPESVELKWSEPNEEELVKFMCGEKQFSEERIRSGVRRLSKSRQGSTQGRLDDFFKVTGSLSSAKRKEPEPKGSAKKRAKTGAAGKFKRGK; this comes from the coding sequence ATGGGAATTCAAGGACTGGCCAAACTGATTGCCGATGTGGCCCCCAGTGCCATCCGGGAGAATGACATCAAGAGCTACTTTGGCCGCAAGGTGGCTATCGATGCCTCCATGAGCATTTATCAGTTCCTAATAGCTGTTCGCCAAGGGGGGGATGTGCTGCAGAATGAGGAGGGTGAGACCACCAGCCACCTGATGGGCATGTTCTACCGCACCATCCGCATGATGGAGAACGGCATCAAGCCCGTGTACGTCTTTGACGGCAAGCCGCCACAGCTCAAGTCAGGGGAGCTGGCCAAACGCAGCGAGCGGCGGGCTGAGGCGGAGAAGCAGCTGCAGCAGGCCCAGGCTGCTGGGGCCGAAGGGGAGGTGGAGAAGTTTACGAAGCGGCTGGTGAAGGTCACCAAGCAGCACAATGATGAGTGCAAGCATCTCCTGAGCCTCATGGGCATCCCATACCTCGATGCGCCCAGCGAGGCTGAGGCCAGCTGTGCCGCCCTGGTGAAGGCCGGCAGAGTCTATGCCGCGGCCACCGAGGACATGGATTGCCTGACCTTTGGCAGCCCTGTGCTCATGCGGCACCTGACCGCTAGCGAGGCCAAGAAGCTGCCCATCCAGGAGTTCCACCTGAGCCGGATTCTGCAGGAGCTGGGCCTGAGCCAGGAGCAGTTTGTGGATCTGTGCATCCTGCTGGGCAGCGACTACTGTGAGACCATTCGGGGCATTGGGCCCAAGCGGGCCGTGGACCTCATCCAGAAGCACAAGAGCATCGAGGAGATCGTGCGTCGGCTCGACCCCAACAAGTACCCTGTGCCAGAAAATTGGCTCCACAAGGAGGCCCAGCAGCTCTTCCTGGAGCCCGAGGTGCTGGACCCGGAATCTGTGGAGCTGAAGTGGAGCGAGCCAAATGAAGAAGAGCTCGTCAAGTTCATGTGTGGTGAAAAGCAGTTCTCCGAGGAGCGAATCCGCAGCGGGGTCAGGAGGCTGAGCAAGAGCCGCCAGGGCAGCACCCAGGGCCGCCTGGATGATTTCTTCAAGGTGACTGGCTCCCTGTCTTCAGCTAAGCGCAAGGAGCCAGAACCCAAGGGGTCCGCTAAGAAGAGGGCAAAGACTGGGGCAGCAGGGAAGttcaaaaggggaaaataa